One Nicotiana tomentosiformis chromosome 1, ASM39032v3, whole genome shotgun sequence genomic window, agaaacttAAATAAATTACCCCAATAGTGAGAATGGATAAGCCAACGAAAGCAACGAAAAGAAGAGCTGATATGATGGTTGACACTCCATCATCGCTGGTGGAAGAAACTATTTGCTCGGTAGTTTCAGCTGTAGAAACTATTTGCTCGGTAGTCTCAGCTGGGTTTGCTTCTGATAGCAAGAAATTTCCCGAAATAGCGGAAATTTTCCAACAACTTCGGACATTGGTTTTGGAGGAAATTAATGGTAGATTGTGAATCTTGTGGGGGTGGAACTTTCTAACTTGTGAAATTTGAAAGACATTTTTGGAAAAGAAAAGAGATGCTTTAGGCTTAGCAAGAAAGGAGAGAGATAAGGatgtagcagtagcagtagcagccaTATCTGTCTCTCATCCCAAAATACTTCATTCATTCTTGATATGCATACAATCTAGTGTGGGGACCGGGTAACATaatgattttttttataaatatttttttacttcTGTTTTCATTTACCTAATATGTGTACGatcaaattatagaaattataatttaaaataagtcataaaaatttatatgattataaattatttccgatgagaattttaaagttaattatttttaatataaaaacaTAATATTCTTTTTTAAACATACTAAAAAAAAAGTATGTCATATGTATTGGTACATAAAAATATGTCATGTATTGGCGcgcgcgcatatatatatatatatatgagaaaatatgaaaaactTCAATTATAAAGGAGTTAAAGATAAAACTTCACAAATCTCTTAAATTTGCAAACATATGAGAACATGCTTAATACGCTATTGCTAGAAAACAGGGGCGGCTTAACAATATTTGAGGCCTAAAGTCATGTTGGTAAGAGATCttaaacttttttaaaaaaaaataaatcacacatatacgtgatatatatatatatatatatttgaattctattttttttaatattttgagatataaaattattaataactttttatAATCGATctctcctaaaaatattttggacaATATTAAAATAGTTTTTAACTCTTTTATTTTAGCTTTGAACAACTTGATTCATATTTTTCGTGGCATATTTAAATTCTAATAAATGAATAAAAGATAATATATAACTATGAAGTAAGAATAAAATGAGatgataataatatttgaaagtttTAATAATAGAATTtaattcaagaaaaatgatgatttGACTTCAAGATATTTTTTTGTCGATAACACAAAATGCTTGAAACTTCACGAAAATACAAAAAAGAATGCACGATATATGATATCAATAGTACTTTTAAGCTATGTGACTTTTCGAATAATACTACTCCTACTAAGTTATCAGACTTAAACCCGAAAAAGCAAGAAACAGAATATATAAGAGTATAAAGTTATGCGAGCGATTAACTCTTGGACAAACCAtcttaaaagtatttttaagcTAATAGCCGGCAAAATTACAAGTACCCAAGTTTTCTATTTTTCTCAAACTTGTTCTTTTTCAGCTTATACTTTCATACCGGAAGTTATTATTACTCCTTATATCTGGTATTcatatttaaaaggaaaaaaattaatgTATATTACGAGATCAACAAAAGTTATAACTACAATCCATCCAAATTAATAATATAACTAACTTTATTtgaatttataaatataaattaatgctATTTCCCATAATTGGAGTATCAATTTGTTAAGTATACTAAATTCACACAacaaaaaaagaaactaatcttTCATTTTCAgacataattaataattaattgagATTACTTT contains:
- the LOC104113478 gene encoding uncharacterized protein; this translates as MAATATATSLSLSFLAKPKASLFFSKNVFQISQVRKFHPHKIHNLPLISSKTNVRSCWKISAISGNFLLSEANPAETTEQIVSTAETTEQIVSSTSDDGVSTIISALLFVAFVGLSILTIGVIYIAVTDFLQKREKEKFEKEEVAKKKKSSGRKGKIVARSARAGPKGFGQKLDEPDDNDD